In Pocillopora verrucosa isolate sample1 chromosome 13, ASM3666991v2, whole genome shotgun sequence, one genomic interval encodes:
- the LOC131797472 gene encoding death-associated protein kinase 2 isoform X2: protein MATLKHDKLLTARDGFIVQKYVVIVMDRVEGKEVLEFLAEKTTASEEDASLVIAQLVDALTYLHKKNIVHLDIRPANLFVSRDFKLTLIDYGNARRIQSPDGQFVDAVGVTEFTAPEVLNFEMTHWGADMWSVGVLLYILLSATLPFTIEDSDDQNADDKVAAKVKSVSYEMPVSLFRNATQEAENLIKKLLIRQPERRPTASSCLDDPWLSPILTQKRKSSEIPASKFKFLNDQLKEAEEDELIVASCVLRSFDEEAYESPEEEEEEEEKEEE from the exons ATGGCAACCCTTAAACACGATAAGCTCCTGACGGCTCGAGATGGATTCATCGTCCAAAAATATGTGGTTATCGTAATGGATAG GGTTGAAGGAAAAGAAGTACTCGAATTCCTGGCAGAAAAAACCACTGCAAGTGAAGAGGATGCATCCCTTGTCATTGCTCAGCTTGTTGATGCTCTTACTTATCTGCACAAGAAGAATATTGTTCATCTGGATATCAGG CCGGCAAACCTTTTTGTGTCCAGAGACTTTAAACTGACTCTAATCGATTACGGGAACGCCAGGCGGATCCAATCTCCCGATGGCCAATTTGTTGACGCGGTTGGAGTCACTGAGTTCACAG ctCCAGAGGTACTCAACTTTGAGATGACCCATTGGGGAGCAGACATGTGGAGTGTGGGAGTACTCCTGTACATATT GTTAAGTGCTACCCTACCCTTCACCATAGAGGACAGTGACGACCAAAATGCTGACGACAAAGTTGCTGCAAAAGTCAAATCAGTTTCATATGAAATGCCAGTCAGCTTGTTTCGCAACGCCACACAAGAAGCCGAAAATTTGATCAAGAAACTTCTTATTAGACAGCCTGA GAGACGACCGACAGCTTCATCCTGCTTAGATGATCCCTGGCTCTCG CCCATCCTTACTCAGAAAAGGAAATCCTCCGAGATACCAGCTTCCAAATTTAAATTCCTAAATGATCAGCTGAAAGAAGCG GAAGAGGACGAACTGATTGTTGCTTCGTGCGTTCTTCGCTCGTTTGACGAAGAAGCTTATGAGTCCCCtgaggaggaagaggaggaggaggagaaggaggAAGAGTAG
- the LOC131797472 gene encoding death-associated protein kinase 2 isoform X1 produces the protein MELKKENPDKYYNLNEEIGRGKYAVVKNCSDNKTRKQLVAKLIKYEADTEKNTKQEFEIMATLKHDKLLTARDGFIVQKYVVIVMDRVEGKEVLEFLAEKTTASEEDASLVIAQLVDALTYLHKKNIVHLDIRPANLFVSRDFKLTLIDYGNARRIQSPDGQFVDAVGVTEFTAPEVLNFEMTHWGADMWSVGVLLYILLSATLPFTIEDSDDQNADDKVAAKVKSVSYEMPVSLFRNATQEAENLIKKLLIRQPERRPTASSCLDDPWLSPILTQKRKSSEIPASKFKFLNDQLKEAEEDELIVASCVLRSFDEEAYESPEEEEEEEEKEEE, from the exons ATGgagttgaaaaaagaaaatccagaTAAATATTACAACTTAAATGAGGAAATtggaag AGGTAAATACGCCGTTGTCAAAAATTGCTCAGACAATAAAACGAGGAAACAATTAGTTGCCAAGCTGATCAAGTACGAGGCTGATACCGAGAAGAACACAAAGCAAGAATTCGAGATAATGGCAACCCTTAAACACGATAAGCTCCTGACGGCTCGAGATGGATTCATCGTCCAAAAATATGTGGTTATCGTAATGGATAG GGTTGAAGGAAAAGAAGTACTCGAATTCCTGGCAGAAAAAACCACTGCAAGTGAAGAGGATGCATCCCTTGTCATTGCTCAGCTTGTTGATGCTCTTACTTATCTGCACAAGAAGAATATTGTTCATCTGGATATCAGG CCGGCAAACCTTTTTGTGTCCAGAGACTTTAAACTGACTCTAATCGATTACGGGAACGCCAGGCGGATCCAATCTCCCGATGGCCAATTTGTTGACGCGGTTGGAGTCACTGAGTTCACAG ctCCAGAGGTACTCAACTTTGAGATGACCCATTGGGGAGCAGACATGTGGAGTGTGGGAGTACTCCTGTACATATT GTTAAGTGCTACCCTACCCTTCACCATAGAGGACAGTGACGACCAAAATGCTGACGACAAAGTTGCTGCAAAAGTCAAATCAGTTTCATATGAAATGCCAGTCAGCTTGTTTCGCAACGCCACACAAGAAGCCGAAAATTTGATCAAGAAACTTCTTATTAGACAGCCTGA GAGACGACCGACAGCTTCATCCTGCTTAGATGATCCCTGGCTCTCG CCCATCCTTACTCAGAAAAGGAAATCCTCCGAGATACCAGCTTCCAAATTTAAATTCCTAAATGATCAGCTGAAAGAAGCG GAAGAGGACGAACTGATTGTTGCTTCGTGCGTTCTTCGCTCGTTTGACGAAGAAGCTTATGAGTCCCCtgaggaggaagaggaggaggaggagaaggaggAAGAGTAG